From Juglans regia cultivar Chandler chromosome 8, Walnut 2.0, whole genome shotgun sequence, the proteins below share one genomic window:
- the LOC108987709 gene encoding uncharacterized protein LOC108987709, which produces MAWRQIIFKARAISISPQPHTTPGFSRFFSKASLYVEKVGIPEFLNGIGKGVESHVAKLESEIGDFQKLLVTRTLKLKKLGIPCQQRKLILKYAHKYRLGLWRPQAKPLKS; this is translated from the exons ATGGCATGGAGGCAAATAATCTTCAAAGCGAGAGCGATTTCCATCTCCCCACAGCCGCATACAACACCTGGGTTCTCTAGATTCTTCTCCAAAGCATCTCTTTATGTAG AAAAGGTTGGCATACCAGAGTTTTTAAATGGAATTGGTAAAGGGGTTGAATCCCACGTGGCTAAGCTTGAATCTGAGATTGGTGACTTTCAGAAGCTGCTCGTCACTCGCACTCTCAAGCTCAAGAAACTTGGCATTCCATGCCAACAG aGGAAGCTGATATTGAAATATGCCCACAAGTATCGGCTGGGACTCTGGAGGCCTCAAGCTAAGCCTTTGAAATCGTAA